The Palaemon carinicauda isolate YSFRI2023 chromosome 24, ASM3689809v2, whole genome shotgun sequence nucleotide sequence TGCTCCTGATCTTATTTTTCACCTTTCTCATCTAAACAACGATACCTGTATCTTGATACAGTACCTTCACTAGTGCAATGTTTAGAGAAACTTTGATGTACAGATAGTAAAAATGTAGTACATGTTATTCAAAGATATTTACCCCTTTCCCTTGAAAAATAATTCGACATTATTAACATTACACAATTTCATCTGAATCAACGTATGCTCTTATAAAAATAAATGGATTGGGATCTTTTCTAAAGGTTTGCTTATTACTGAAACAGATAGCATATTTTCCACTATCTGCACTGGAATTGAAAAGGCTAATCAGAAAAAATAAATCACATCAGAATAAttgcaaatattataaaaaataattctacCAAAAAATTAAATCAGAACAATTTCCCCTGGCTACCCATTTTCTAGGATGAGCGAACATTCAAATATACGATTCAATGTCAGTTTTACAGAACTAGCTGATTTCATGACCCTAGCCATTGTAACGTCTTTTCTCAGCCAAATACAACCTAAAACTAACAGGTTAATTTTCAAATCAGACACAGCCATAAACCTAAGATTAGAACACTTACATGATACTTAATGCCAGGTTAAAAAATCAACCAAGTACCACCTGGATCTTGATCACAATTATTGTTTTAATGGAAGATTTTAAGGAAGTGACATTGACCTCTTGCTTAACTTCAAGTTGCATATCAACTACAATTCCCCCATCATCCCAACAATAGCAGCAATCAAAACTGAGCATAATTCTCTGCCTACTATTTCAATATGTCTCTTCACTTTAAAATATTAGCTACACATTACTTATAGGGAAAATATTTCAACTTCAGTACAGTATAAGTAGAGATATTTTTCCATAGACAAGTTTTTTCATAAAATCTGTATTAAAGAACTTTTCAATCAAAACTTTACTATTAAAAAATGAAATCTTTCTCTGTTACTTAGAGGTATTACCTTCTGTGGTTCAAGTAAAATGGTAATcttaaaatatggaaaaattaaatgATACCTAAAACTTTCCAATCTCCAACTGTCTCAAATTAGCCTGTACAGTAGAATAGACTTGCGCTCAAGGCTAAAAATAATTTACCATAATCCTTGATATACAGTTAGAAATTCAGGACAGTTTCTTCTTACCGTAAGGCCAAATGGAAACCTCTCTTTTCTCATCCTCATGAAAAAGACATTAATCTCAGTCTTAAATTACCAAACCTTTCTTGAAGCCATCTCATTTAAGAGGGTCACATTCAGGAAACTGCTTACATAAAATGCTCTAGTGTTTGCTAATTATACTGTTAAGTACCGAGGAAAATGTAAATCAAAGTAGAGGCACCTAAATCCAGTCCCtcaaccatctaaaaaaaaaaaatgttggactaGATAAAAGCACAATAACATTCCAAAAAGGTCATTGGCGCAAAAATAAATTTATCTAGACATTATTCTATACTAATAGAAAATCACACAgtacagtatctgtatatatataaggaatactgTACAGTTTCTCACCCAAACTATGAAAAAACAAATACTTACTGATATAGAAGGAATTGATGCAGGTAAGGATACCTGTGGTTGTAGTCTTCTCATTTGCTCATTCGTAAGTCCAGTTAACAATGCCTGCATGTTCGGCGTCCCAGAGTAAACTGAGGCTGCAGCAACGGCTGCAGCTTGTCCATTCACTAAATTAGCCCACTGTGAGTAGATGCTATTAAGATTATTTATACTGTGTAAAGAACTTGTCAGGGATGCTATACTATTAGAATTGGCTACTGAAGCAGACACAGAGGCTGCACTGGGTATATGGCTGGAGGTGGTAGTTACTGGCACATGAGGTTTACTCACAATAGGGGTTAAAGTGGTGGCTGAAGAGGAAAGCTGAGTTTGCTGCATTCCACCACTGCTATTAGAGCCCCCTGGAGGTCTCTGAGTCCACACCCCACCTGGTTTTGTGCCGTGACTTACCACTCTCATGGGTTCAGCCGTTTTCTGGGGCCACCAATCCTCAAACTTGGTATCCTTAGGAAAATACTGCTGCACATCCTCTAGACTAACCACTGCACAAGTTTCACTGGCAAACAACTCATTTCTGATTCCCTGAACTTTACAACAAAACTTAAGGTACGCAAGCTCCCAATTATCTATTTTTTCCGCTTTTAACTTCAGCGTATCCGTTTCACcctcaaaataaaataaaggaacatACTTCTTACTATTTTTCACTGTATACGGCACAACACTCTCACCATTTATTCTAACAAACCCACAAAACTCACTTTGCTCTGGAGATTTTTGCACCAATTTTTTAAAGCATGTATCTAGGAACCTATAAAAGCACCGTGCATCCTGAAGTCTCACCACTAGATCTTTGGTCGTAAAGACATCTCGTCCAAATTGAAACTCACAATGTTTCATATTAATTTCATTCAATAACTTAGCCTCTCCCTCTGTTATAAAATAACTTCTTACATGGATGCAGGTGGTAATTTCATGAGGGAGGTAGCTTAGGTACTTATTTAATAACTTATTTTCAACCATACGCACAGCACAATATTTATCCTCCCGTCTAAACAGGTAAGGGATATGAGCATTGTGGATGGTGGACCACCCAAATCTCCCTCTTAGACTTTCCTCGTCTATTgtccctttctttttctcctcAACTTTCTTGGGAATCACAGAATCCTCCGCTGAGGAATTTTTACTTTTCTCACGATTAAAATAATAGGTGATCATCTGCTGACCACCAGCTCGCTGTAATGCCTGGAAGAAAAAAGATGCCAAGGTTAATAAGGGAGTCACTGGAAGGACACAAAGAAGTTTTTAAATAACCCAATTCTTTGAGCTGAATAGCTAACTCTACAGAGGGAACATTGTATTTTCACACAAAAAATGTCAGTGCTTTATAGCTACTGTAAGGAAATACCTTAAAATCTTAATTCTTGAGATCAAGACCATCAAAAGTATTCATAATACAAGgaaaataaatgacaattttttttgcatttctAAACATTTACATATTGTATTATAACAGTATTGTAGTTTTAATACCCAAAGAAATGAAATACTGTATAGTAATTAAAATGGAGAAGATACAATTAAAAGAAAGCCAGACTAAATAAATTAGGAATGACTACTGAGGCAATAATTCACAAATAAATGGTTTATATGCAAACATAAATTGAGAAAAACTTATGCACTTCTACATGGAAAgtctaaatatatacatgtatactgtaaaaataaattaaatatatactcTGTAAAATTCAGGTATTCCTCAGACATGGTTAATACCAACCACTCTTCGGACAGTTGTGACAAAGGCATAAAGCTGGGACTGGCTTTGAGGAATCAGCTCTCCCATGACTCAGGAGTACAATGGAAACCTGCAAAGACTTAGCTTACAAAAAACCAAGACATTTAAACATTTTCAAGTTGGATTTCTTACACTATGTCCTTAAGGTCCTGAGAACAACAGATCTGGAAGAGGTGACTTCTTTGACACGGCCTGCGATAGATCAATGACCGGTAGGTTCTCAAGGTGGCAAAGCAGACATAGATTGTACACTAACAGAATGCATAAAACACCGCTTGGGTTGCGGCCAAAGCGAAGACCTGTGAAGCTAGACAGAACACAGGTCTTGGAAATGTTACTCAATTCTATTGCCACAGAAACTGAAGGTACTTCCTCAATGCAGGATGATATGGCATGTGGAAGTGAATAACCTTTAGATCCAAAATGATAATATCCTTTCCTGATTATTTGGCAATACACAATGTCACATACTTAATAAGCCAGCCAAGAAATAATCAAAGTTTAGTGTCTCGCACTTGCACATCATTTCACACTTCATACCTCCACGAAGTGATCTATATTACATCCTCAACATTTATCATGCGGCCAACTGGGGTAATGTATTCAAGAACTAAATTCTTTTAACACTCGCATAATAATTTTAGGCAAGGCCATGGTTCCTGGATAGCATGGTGTTAAAACCTAGGACAAGTAGAGGTAGCATGCTATGTTCTCCAGAAGAGCTCATCAAATGCAATCTTAAGAGCAGCAGGGTGAGGGAATGCCGAGGACTTTCCCTTAAATCCACACCAAAGAATAAGCAGAAAAAGAGGTCTGAACATATGATACAAGCAGCAACCTACCCTTAAACCAGACCAGTAATTAATAAAGAGGGTCTGCAGGAGTGTTAGTGCCTGCGAGTGGCAACAAAAGCACAACGGGTGGCAACACCTACAGTGGAGGAAACTGATAGCCAATAAGGAAGG carries:
- the LOC137618183 gene encoding uncharacterized protein isoform X2, whose product is MQLVQEIPSKMTENTTTAAPKIKQERVDDGEINQLALEMAEKNRQKMISQAAQIAQQNQASQQALQRAGGQQMITYYFNREKSKNSSAEDSVIPKKVEEKKKGTIDEESLRGRFGWSTIHNAHIPYLFRREDKYCAVRMVENKLLNKYLSYLPHEITTCIHVRSYFITEGEAKLLNEINMKHCEFQFGRDVFTTKDLVVRLQDARCFYRFLDTCFKKLVQKSPEQSEFCGFVRINGESVVPYTVKNSKKYVPLFYFEGETDTLKLKAEKIDNWELAYLKFCCKVQGIRNELFASETCAVVSLEDVQQYFPKDTKFEDWWPQKTAEPMRVVSHGTKPGGVWTQRPPGGSNSSGGMQQTQLSSSATTLTPIVSKPHVPVTTTSSHIPSAASVSASVANSNSIASLTSSLHSINNLNSIYSQWANLVNGQAAAVAAASVYSGTPNMQALLTGLTNEQMRRLQPQVSLPASIPSISASQSTVRPPPLVPSSTTISPVSSASTSSSNRMVNNLDATLRQLGYSSAQINQSALNSLASATVGNSNLHTYNTRQSTTNTHHNSNSNSSKSKAPPPLIPVANGLRPDNLSSHKGVGRNGLDKQRLVDTPAFRPDPTIQEPPYKVRKVMMDDKGVLCINRTAYSHQSASDFNMVAIQDIIKDFFPAATLNECIEVFQNVLTVTVYKANWHQVNTLMDAWGSAVAPDLVPLIYTNDLVTYLSQIKYIFQRHSTLGQPQAKRIRTT
- the LOC137618183 gene encoding uncharacterized protein isoform X1 gives rise to the protein MQLVQEIPSKMTENTTTAAPKIKQERVDDGEINQLALEMAEKNRQKMISQAAQIAQQNQASQQALQRAGGQQMITYYFNREKSKNSSAEDSVIPKKVEEKKKGTIDEESLRGRFGWSTIHNAHIPYLFRREDKYCAVRMVENKLLNKYLSYLPHEITTCIHVRSYFITEGEAKLLNEINMKHCEFQFGRDVFTTKDLVVRLQDARCFYRFLDTCFKKLVQKSPEQSEFCGFVRINGESVVPYTVKNSKKYVPLFYFEGETDTLKLKAEKIDNWELAYLKFCCKVQGIRNELFASETCAVVSLEDVQQYFPKDTKFEDWWPQKTAEPMRVVSHGTKPGGVWTQRPPGGSNSSGGMQQTQLSSSATTLTPIVSKPHVPVTTTSSHIPSAASVSASVANSNSIASLTSSLHSINNLNSIYSQWANLVNGQAAAVAAASVYSGTPNMQALLTGLTNEQMRRLQPQVSLPASIPSISASQSTVRPPPLVPSSTTISPVSSASTSSSNRMVNNLDATLRQLGYSSAQINQSALNSLASATVGNSNLHTYNTRQSTTNTHHPYPPLQNSNSNSSKSKAPPPLIPVANGLRPDNLSSHKGVGRNGLDKQRLVDTPAFRPDPTIQEPPYKVRKVMMDDKGVLCINRTAYSHQSASDFNMVAIQDIIKDFFPAATLNECIEVFQNVLTVTVYKANWHQVNTLMDAWGSAVAPDLVPLIYTNDLVTYLSQIKYIFQRHSTLGQPQAKRIRTT